In Oryza sativa Japonica Group chromosome 1, ASM3414082v1, the genomic stretch TCCATAAGAGCGTAATATGGTGCGACATTCAGCACATAGACAAATGAAGAGCTCGTGTTCTGGCAATCCACATGTATGTACTTGTTATTGTTCTTCACTGCCTGCGAACAATTGACAAAGGTCGCCCACCATATTCCCTGAAGAGTCAATTCCCTGGTGTAGCTTGGCCCTGGAATCCCCCAAATGAAAGGACGATGATTGGAGCGAGGAAGAGGGCAGTTGCTGTTTGCATCCTGCAGGTTGGCGTCCACGACCCAGAAGGACGAATCGTTGTAGTTGATGCTAGTGACATAGTATGTTCCTGTATTGATCTGGATGGTGGCCTTGCCACTGCTACACTCTAGCTCATATGATGAAACACCGCACCTGTGAGGGTCGCCTCTCCGCCAGAAAGGATGACTTATGTTTGAGAGATGGCCGCAGGAGAAAGGCTGGCACCACTGCTGTCCCTGGACAACTCCTGCGAGAACTGCAAGTATAGCAAAGATGAGTAAGGCTTGCATTGTAATGGTAGTAGAGGGGGAAGCTGGCAGAGTTGCTCAGTCCACAGGCTGGTTATAGTAGACTAGCAGCTTGCTGCACCTACATATATaagaatagtttttttttggctgataCAGTTTGGTCCTATGCATAAGATTCATAGTAAGGGACCGAAGTCAGTTCGTCAAAGAAAACCTTAAATTGTTATGTTGACATGGACTGCATATCAGCATAAGATTCATATAAAGGGACAGGGTAACAACACAGAAGGATGTTGCACTTACGTAGCAACACCTAGTTAGACTAAGCCTAGTCAAATTTGGACTTTTACGTGGTGGCCTGCTATATATATCACCCTGGACCCCCTTCATTAACGATGAGATACTTTAACCAGCCCCCTTGTaaataagcttttttttttggaacgaagCTTATAAATAAGCTAGGGTTGATTATTAGATACACACACTTGCAGTATATTGATTGATTAATTGCATATGTTTCCACCTTAATTCCCTGTCCATCTCTGGCCGTTTCAGTGCACAAAGATGAGTAAAGTCATTGCAACAACACTCCTCCTCTCCGTCATCAGCCATGGCGCCTACCCGGCCATGGGTtcagcttgggaggaggaagacttCGCCAGAAATTGTCCACCGTCCTGGTGCAGTGACAGTGGACCAGAGATCCGGTTCCCTCACCAGCTTGAATCCAGcaactcatcttcatcatcatcatgcagTGCTTCATGCGCGAGGCTAGCATGCTCTGGTCCAGACACCATCCTGCATCACCCATTTCTGGGGCCATGCAAGGTAACTGCCATAGATTACAAGAAAGCTGTTTTCCAGATCATCCCGCTCGTAGACTCATTGTCTTCATACCCGCTTCAGAAGCTCATCATCGACAATCTACCGGAACCAGATTATCATTCCAGTCGCTGTTCATTATACAATGCCCAGCCTGGGAAAATAGTATGCTGTTCAAAAGTGCTCACACCAAGTATGTCTCCGACCAATGACTATGATGGGAATATTGCTGATCATGCTGTCGTGGGCCCAATCTCCTGCCTCAGTGACCCAAGCCACTTCTCATATTTGGTGGATGCTTATGAAGACATTTATTCACTTCCATTGGACTGCAAGGCTGTCTCTAAAGGCATTGTTCCGATATCCGGTGCAGTCACCGCTGATGGTCCAACGTTCAAGCAACTGGCAGAAAGAATCCTCAACTTTGCTGAGACAACTGTAAGTTGGTCCGAGGGAGGCATTCCTGACAATTGTGTGCAGTGTGAACAGCAAGGACAACGCTGCGCATTCAGCTCACAAAGGAATCAAACATTCTGCATGGGCCACAAACCTCATGGTACCATCCTAATCAGATACCAAAACATTATATGACAGCATAAGTGCATAACTCATGTTTTATTTCCTCATCATACTTTCCTTTTAAGTTCGTGCACTTAATTTACTAATGATAATATGATATACTACTCCTTTAGTTCACAGACACTTCCATGAGATAGCTATAAATAGGTATTTTGCAACTCGCACTACAAACCATTTGGCTAGGTAGCTTCACCTTACAAAGAGTCATCCCTAGAACTTCAGAACAAGAAGTGCATTGATGAAGCACCTTTGCTGTTGTTATAAGTGCATGATTACACCCACCAATAATTAAATCTTAGTGCCCACATCCTAGTTAGTATATGATAAAACGGGAACTGCAGTTAGATGTTTGGTTGCTTTGATGAATAATCAGTTCACACTGCGAGtgatttgtgaaaaaaaatcatgagccATAACCCTTGATCCACTTTATTCACCTTAACCAACCTCAATCTGGCATAACACTCAATCCCCAGAGATGCTTTGGAGAAACAGCTTCTAATGCATTGATGAAAGGAACAACTGTCTGTTACATATATGTTCACATAATCACATTAACATTACATTTATTCCCCTAAAACGAAAACTTCTATCATATCTATTGCTATATTGAATCTTACTATGTTTTCATAAGTATATTTCTGTTTCATCTGTTAAACTATTAACAATCTTACTATATTGTTTGGTATTTGCAGGTTCACGTGTCAAAGTCATTGCAGGTACTGCAGTAATTCAAAGTTCAAACCTCCGTTTTTTTatcaaaagagaagaaaagaaacagaGTTATCTGCCACAcgtatttttttcttgttggCTGCTCTAACTCTACATTCTTCTGTCAAAAAGACACTACATTCTCTTATACCCATCACAATCATTTGCTCAATAGGGGATAGCTTTCTGTCCTGATGCAATGTGCTAATTTTCTATTCTGTATCTATTCAGCAACATCATCGGTAGCTGCATTTGTTGTTATTTCATTGGTGGTGGCCACTGCAATCTATCTCTCCCTGAAGCTAAGTTATAATGAAGAGGTGCACTTGAAGGTTGAAATGTTTCTAAGGACATATGGCACATCTAAACCTACAAGGTATACTTTCTCTGAAGTAAAGAAGATAGCAAGATGCTTCAAGGAAAAAGTAGGCCAAGGTGGATTTGGAACTGTATACAAAGGAAAGCTACCAAATGGAGTGCCTGTGGCAGTCAAGATGCTAGAGAACCCTACAGGGGATGGAGAAGAGTTCATTAATGAAGTTGCAACCATTGGAACGATCCACCATACAAACATTGTCCGTCTCCTAGGTTTCTGCTCTGAAGGAACAAGACGTGCTCTTGTTTATGAATTGATGCCTAACGAGTCATTGGAGAAATATATATTCTTGCGTGATCCTAATACTCAAGAGCTCCTGTCACCAGACAAGATGCTAGATATTGCTTTAGGCATTGCCCGAGGAATGGAGTACCTGCATCAAGGATGCAACCAGCGCATCCTCCACTTTGATATCAAGCCTCATAATATCTTGCTGGACTATAACTTCAGTCCAAAGATTTCGGACTTTGGTCTTGCAAAGCTGTGCCCAAGGGACCAAAGCATTATTACCTTGACCAAAGCAAGAGGCACAATGGGATACATTGCACCGGAGCTATATTCTAGGAACTTTGGGGAGATATCTTACAAGTCAGATGTTTACAGTTTTGGCATGGTTGTTTTAGAAATGGTGAGTGGAAGGAGGAGCTGGGACCCAAGTATTGAGAACCAAAATGAGGTATACTTTCCAGAGTGGATCTATGAGAAAGTAATTACAGAGCAGGACTTCATACTTAGTAGGGAAATGACAGAAGAAGAGAAACAAATGGTGAGACAGCTGGCCCTTGTGGCACTGTGGTGTATTCAGTGGAACCCAAGAAATCGGCCCTCAATGACAAAGGCTGTAAACATGATAACTGGAAGGTTGCAGAACATACAGGTGCCTCCTAAGCCATTTGTTTCGTATGAAAGCCATCCTATGCCATAAACCATGGAAACTACACCACAATGGCTTAGTAAATTTTTGGGACTTATACTTTATCCACATGATGCATAGTAATGTAACGCCTAGATATTGCATAATATGTACTTTGATCATTCCACTGTATTAGCCATCTGAGGTGAGTTCACCATGTAACACAGTTAAGCAGAAAAGCATCGCAT encodes the following:
- the LOC4326127 gene encoding rust resistance kinase Lr10, which produces MQCRPTTHNFLSSSCIFKCTKMSKVIATTLLLSVISHGAYPAMGSAWEEEDFARNCPPSWCSDSGPEIRFPHQLESSNSSSSSSCSASCARLACSGPDTILHHPFLGPCKKLIIDNLPEPDYHSSRCSLYNAQPGKIVCCSKVLTPSMSPTNDYDGNIADHAVVGPISCLSDPSHFSYLVDAYEDIYSLPLDCKAVSKGIVPISGAVTADGPTFKQLAERILNFAETTVSWSEGGIPDNCVQCEQQGQRCAFSSQRNQTFCMGHKPHGSRVKVIAATSSVAAFVVISLVVATAIYLSLKLSYNEEVHLKVEMFLRTYGTSKPTRYTFSEVKKIARCFKEKVGQGGFGTVYKGKLPNGVPVAVKMLENPTGDGEEFINEVATIGTIHHTNIVRLLGFCSEGTRRALVYELMPNESLEKYIFLRDPNTQELLSPDKMLDIALGIARGMEYLHQGCNQRILHFDIKPHNILLDYNFSPKISDFGLAKLCPRDQSIITLTKARGTMGYIAPELYSRNFGEISYKSDVYSFGMVVLEMVSGRRSWDPSIENQNEVYFPEWIYEKVITEQDFILSREMTEEEKQMVRQLALVALWCIQWNPRNRPSMTKAVNMITGRLQNIQVPPKPFVSYESHPMP